The sequence below is a genomic window from Lentimicrobium saccharophilum.
GGTTGCGGATTTTCAAGAATCCAGACCGGGCTGTTTTGTCCGGCATTGATGCCGTTACGTTTCCACTGATAAACGGGGTTTTGTCCGCCGTTTGCCGGGGTGGCGGTAAATGTTACGGCAGCGCCCTGACAGAAGGGGTTCGGATCGGCAGTGATGCTCACAGCAGCAGGTAAACCTTCAGTGATTTCAACCGTGGTGGTGGCGGTCAGTCCGCCGCAACCCGCGTAGAAATAAGTTACGGTATAAGAGCCTGGTGCACTTGCCGATGGGGTGATGTCACCGGTAACGGCATCCAGCGCAAGACCTGCGGGTATGGCAGAGAAGATTCCCCCCATGGGGCCGTTAATGACCACAGGTTGCGGATTCGTAATGCCGTTACAGTAAGGGGTTCCCGGATATATAATGGAAATATCGGGCTGGCTGGTAACCGTAAGACCGGCTTCATCGCTTACCGCAGTGCATACGGAGGCTGAACTTACCAAAACCCTGAAACGATAGCCATCCTGCCACATCTGGGTATTCATCACAGTCAACTGATTGGTAGATGTGCCGGCATACATCCCTCCATCACTGATATCGTACCAACTGCCTCCGAATGTCTGCCATTGGTAGGTTAATTCTTCTCCTGAGGCGGTGACTTCAAATATGGCATCACCGTTGACGCAGGATACGGCCGGCTGAGGATGATCAACAATCACAGGTAATGAATTTACCGTGAGGGACACTTCCTCAGAAACGACTGAACAGCTCCCGGTATATACGATTACCCGGTAAATATTGCCCGAAAGGAGGACCGGGGTATTTGTCAGTTGAAGGGTTCGTGTATTTGATCCTGAATATGGTGGCTCATCCGTAACATCTGTCCACCCGGCACCTCCGGTATTGACCTGCCATTGAAATGCCGTTCCGGAAGAATTGACATCGAAGAAGGTGTTACCGTTTTCGCACAGGGTTTGGCTCTGCGGTTGATTCCATATGGAAGGAGAGGCATTCACCGTAAGGGTGGCTGCATCGGAAGTAGTCTGGCAGCCTGTGCTTCGGCTTACCACAACGCGGAATTGCTGTCCGCTCATCCAGGTGTCGGTATTGCTGATGGTGAGCGAGGCAGTATTGGTGCCGGCGTAATTTCCGCCTTCATTCAGCGGCCACCACAAGGATCCGTTGCCGGTGTACCACTGGTATGAAAGTCCGGCTCCGGAAGCAGTGACTTCAAAAACGGCCGGAGCGCCCTGACAAACCGTTTGATCCTCCGGTTGTACAGTGATTTCAGGAGGTACTTCCACGGTGATAACGGCCGCATTGGATTCGTTGACCGCAATGTAAGGGTTGGGTGATACATTGTTGGTACTCCTCAGGCTGGCATTGCGATAAATATAATAAGTTCCCGGCACATTGAAAGGAGCGACCGCTGTGTTAGGCGCATAGTTGGCCGCAGTGGCGCCGGTGATGGCTGTGCGTGCACCATCGGGGGAGGTACTGTAAGTCCATTGATAGCCTGTTTCCTCAGGGGTAATGCCGGAAGGAAGGGCTCCGAATACATCGCCGCTGATGGCAGCGCCCGTCTCTCCGGTGCAGAGAGTTTGTTCCGTGTTGACAGTCAGGCTGTTTTCTATTAATTGGGTGAGATTCTGGAAGACCACGCGGTTGGCGCCACTGTTTTCGTAAAATTCATAAGCCAGATTGCTGCTGCCGCTCAAACTGAACAGCACCCGGGGGCGGGAACGGAAGGCATGGTCGCTCCAGTCGTTATAAACCTCCTGGCCGTCCACAAACAGGCGGCTTCCGTCGTCTGAACCAAAATCAGCAATATAGAGCCCCTTTCCGGTGGAATTCATCCGGTAACGCACCGAGAAGGTTTCGGTGTAAACTGATCGGGTCGCTGCGCTGGAAATGACTTCGAAGCAATTTTGGTTTCCTCCGAAATTCTGGTCAAACAGTTCTGTTTCATCAAAATGACCCATATAACTGTTGAAATTCGTCCCGTCATAAAAATGTCCTTTCCAGGCATCTGTACCGGCAATAGTCTGATCGTCGCCCGAAATTGACGGATCACTTACAGAGACGGTGGTTGAGGCTTCGCAATTATGAAAATCCCTCGCTGAAATCAGATATGAACCTGCAGCCAATCCTGTAAATATACCTGATGATTGGTAAGCACCTCCGTTGAGGCTGTATGTATATGGAGGGGTGCCATCGATGCCTTCGGCAGTTATGGTGCCGGTTCCCGAAGGTGAACCCAGGCAGGTCTCAGTTGCGATTGCAGATACGGAAAGGTCACATGCAAGGATATTTACATTGTAATCTTCTGCTTCTCCGTATGAATAACCTGTGCAGGGGTCCTGGTTAGAAGTGTTCCAGACCTCGCGCACCCGCATGCGGGTAGTGCCGCTGACTGCTCCTGCAGGTATTGTGAAATTGATGGTTCCCGTGGCCGGGGCAGCCCCCAGGGTTACATTGCCCAGTTTTTCAGATTCTTCAAAAACACCGTCCTGGTTGTAATCTATCCAGACCGTAATGTTATTGGCTGAGGGATAGGTCCCCGCACTTAAAGTTATGGTGTACGAAGCGCCAGCCGTAAGGTCGGTGGATAAATCGCTGTAATAAAAATAGTATGGTGCTGCGAGGCGGCCGGTAGCATTGTTGATGCTGCCCAGTTGAACGAGTGAAATATAATCTCCGTCGTTGGTTCCTATGGAATAGGTGGGGGTGCAATACGCAGGAATGGTGTTTCCCGTAACGGCCAATTCCAGGCTGGCACCTCCTCCGGAATGGCTGATGGATCCGTTATAAACCATGTTGGATATTGTCGGGGCAAACCTGACGTAAATGGTCGTGGATTCCAGTATACTGCCAGTGAAAGGAATGTTCAGGGAAGATCCGAAGCCGGAAGAAGATGAAAGGGAAATTTCGAAAGCTGAAGGTGCTGTAACGGAAATATTACCCGGCGCGCCAATCAGGTATGGACTGCTGATTGAATAGGATGAGACTGCCGAAACTGTCCCGGCAGGGACAAATCCAAAGTCGATACCTGATGAAGATGAAATTAGTGAAGGGGGTAGCGTCCAGCTTACCAGCACCAGTCCGTTTGCACCGCTGCCGCCGTTACGGTCACTACTGGTATTGGCTTTTCCACCTGATCCACCTCCGCCATAAGCGCTGCCGGCTGAGCCTGCAGTGTTGTTCCCGACTCCGTTGGCGCCATTGCCGCCATTCAGGGATGTGCCGGTGCCGCCCGACCCGTTGATGGCATTGCCTCCCGGGCCGGTTGATCCCGCGCCGCCGCCACCGGCGCCGCTGTAGCCGCTTCCACTGGTATAATCCCCCTGTGAACCACTTCCTCCGGCATAGACAATATCGCCAATGCAACCAATGGAAGAGCCAACTCCAGGGAGCCCGTTTGAATTATTGACATTTCCGGCACTTTGCCCGCCGGCGCCGCCTTTGGCGATGATTGTTGAAGCCGATCCGAACCAGCTGTCGCCTCCGTCACGGCCATGTTGTGTTGTTGTCCCTGTACCGTTTCCCCCTGATCCGCCGGCCCCAACACTAACTTGATAGCTGTCTCCGGGACCGACATTCAGGGTGCTCCTGACATAGCTCCCGCCGGCGCCGCCTCCGCCAGTGGCCGGATTGCCGCGGGCCCGGCCGCCACCACCGCCGCCACCCCAGCACTCCACGACTACCTGTGTAACCCCTGCCGGAACAGTAAAATTGCCACTGGATGTAAAAGTCTGCGACTGTGGTTGTGCGTAAATATTCCGGGAATGGGACAAAAAGAGAAGAAGGGACAGCAGGTAAAAGAGCGTGAAGGATATCCTGATGCTGCCCGTAATGATAGAAAACCAACCCTTGTAAGTAATGCTTTTCTCTGAAGAATTGTGGTGCCGTGCAGTAACATGGCCGGGTTTTTGGCAGTTGATGTTCAGTTTCTCGGCTCTTTTCGCAATTCCCATAGATCAGTCTGGTGTTAATGTGCCGGTATCCCGGTCGCATTTATGCTATTGCAGGGATATCTCCCGCGTTGCATACACCTCCGGTTTCAGGTCGCCCGGCGATTGGTAGCGTACCAGCAGTTTGCCTTTGGTGTAATCAATTTCTTCGTTCTTAAGCAGTTGCATTTTAAACCGGCGAACCTTATTGGGAGTGTACACGGCTATGCCCCTGACAATCCCGACTTCAACAGCCGGTCCCTTATCAGGAATCCAACTGACGGTAAGGTCTCCGTAGACAGATTTATCGCCGGAACGGTGAAAAGTAACCGATAAATAAGGGATTGTATCAGATTTTGTATCCAGAATAATTTCCCTTAGTTCGGTAGTTGCCGAAAGTTCTGCCGGACGGATGATAACAGGAATGGTAATCCCGAATATCGGGATCAGCCGGATGCCTATGGAAGTGCTGTCCTGCTGCGGTTCTTCGCCCAGCGCGGTTTCTTTGGGTACCGCTCTGAAATAGACATGCGAGCGGTATTCAACCGGCTCCATGTCCGGCATGCGCCGGAACTGCATCCTTACTACCTGTGATTCTCCCGGAGCCAGGGTGACCGATCTGGGAAAGAAGCGCAGGTATTTATCGGCAAAGTATTGTCCGGAATCCGGTTCCTCAATCTGCTCGAAAGATCCGTTCTCATTCATCCGGTACTGCACAAAGGATACATTGTACCTGGCGGTATCCCTGCCGGTGTTGGCCAGGGTCAGCTCCTGCGATTGCTTGCTTCCTTCAAATACCACCCGGCGGGGCGTAATCAGCAGATCGCCCTGGGCAAATGCAGCGGACGGAAGGATTGAAAGGAGTGACAACGTCAGCAGCAATGCAGACAAACAGATGCTTTTTATTCTTTTCATGGGTGTACGTTTTGAGGATTCAAACTTACGTTATTTGACCGAAACTGCCAAAGGAGTTTCTCTTTGCATCCTTCATAACGTAAAAGTCACTGATGATAAAACTGATTGATTTTTGGGAAAAAAGCGCAGGTCTGGGCTGCGCTTTTTTGCTGGTGCCTGCAATGGTCAGTTGTAGGCAAAGGTAAGACTGAATGAACCAGTGTACATACCTACGGGGTTATCTTCTATGGGTCCGACCTGCAGGGTTGCCCCGATGCTGACGGTTTCCTGTCCCTGTTGCAGGATGATGTTTCCGTTTCCGGCCGGCGGGTCCGAGGCCCATCCGTCCACGGTCATTATTTTGTTGCTTCCCTGGTGCATAAGCAGGGCGGGTCCCTGCGGCAGCTGAATGGTGAAGGAG
It includes:
- a CDS encoding fimbrial biogenesis chaperone, which encodes MKRIKSICLSALLLTLSLLSILPSAAFAQGDLLITPRRVVFEGSKQSQELTLANTGRDTARYNVSFVQYRMNENGSFEQIEEPDSGQYFADKYLRFFPRSVTLAPGESQVVRMQFRRMPDMEPVEYRSHVYFRAVPKETALGEEPQQDSTSIGIRLIPIFGITIPVIIRPAELSATTELREIILDTKSDTIPYLSVTFHRSGDKSVYGDLTVSWIPDKGPAVEVGIVRGIAVYTPNKVRRFKMQLLKNEEIDYTKGKLLVRYQSPGDLKPEVYATREISLQ
- a CDS encoding GEVED domain-containing protein; the encoded protein is MGIAKRAEKLNINCQKPGHVTARHHNSSEKSITYKGWFSIITGSIRISFTLFYLLSLLLFLSHSRNIYAQPQSQTFTSSGNFTVPAGVTQVVVECWGGGGGGGRARGNPATGGGGAGGSYVRSTLNVGPGDSYQVSVGAGGSGGNGTGTTTQHGRDGGDSWFGSASTIIAKGGAGGQSAGNVNNSNGLPGVGSSIGCIGDIVYAGGSGSQGDYTSGSGYSGAGGGGAGSTGPGGNAINGSGGTGTSLNGGNGANGVGNNTAGSAGSAYGGGGSGGKANTSSDRNGGSGANGLVLVSWTLPPSLISSSSGIDFGFVPAGTVSAVSSYSISSPYLIGAPGNISVTAPSAFEISLSSSSGFGSSLNIPFTGSILESTTIYVRFAPTISNMVYNGSISHSGGGASLELAVTGNTIPAYCTPTYSIGTNDGDYISLVQLGSINNATGRLAAPYYFYYSDLSTDLTAGASYTITLSAGTYPSANNITVWIDYNQDGVFEESEKLGNVTLGAAPATGTINFTIPAGAVSGTTRMRVREVWNTSNQDPCTGYSYGEAEDYNVNILACDLSVSAIATETCLGSPSGTGTITAEGIDGTPPYTYSLNGGAYQSSGIFTGLAAGSYLISARDFHNCEASTTVSVSDPSISGDDQTIAGTDAWKGHFYDGTNFNSYMGHFDETELFDQNFGGNQNCFEVISSAATRSVYTETFSVRYRMNSTGKGLYIADFGSDDGSRLFVDGQEVYNDWSDHAFRSRPRVLFSLSGSSNLAYEFYENSGANRVVFQNLTQLIENSLTVNTEQTLCTGETGAAISGDVFGALPSGITPEETGYQWTYSTSPDGARTAITGATAANYAPNTAVAPFNVPGTYYIYRNASLRSTNNVSPNPYIAVNESNAAVITVEVPPEITVQPEDQTVCQGAPAVFEVTASGAGLSYQWYTGNGSLWWPLNEGGNYAGTNTASLTISNTDTWMSGQQFRVVVSRSTGCQTTSDAATLTVNASPSIWNQPQSQTLCENGNTFFDVNSSGTAFQWQVNTGGAGWTDVTDEPPYSGSNTRTLQLTNTPVLLSGNIYRVIVYTGSCSVVSEEVSLTVNSLPVIVDHPQPAVSCVNGDAIFEVTASGEELTYQWQTFGGSWYDISDGGMYAGTSTNQLTVMNTQMWQDGYRFRVLVSSASVCTAVSDEAGLTVTSQPDISIIYPGTPYCNGITNPQPVVINGPMGGIFSAIPAGLALDAVTGDITPSASAPGSYTVTYFYAGCGGLTATTTVEITEGLPAAVSITADPNPFCQGAAVTFTATPANGGQNPVYQWKRNGINAGQNSPVWILENPQPGDVVYCEMISDDPCSGGNVATSNTLVLSAAAALSNNSLNIEYGNHGSVCATANENSSANMSVPAGTVIVHIEFASYGTPNGSCNSFTYGSCHANTSYSVAETYLLGNNSAVIPATNGVFGDPCVGTYKRLYIQAIYGEPICTGSTPGQISGSMPAGGDGNYTYLWESSTTGPLSGFAPAPGINDQQHYTPEPLSATTWFRRTVYSAGCSDISRVLLIPVSGQNAWTGDTDTDWNNPGNWSCYIPNLTTDVTLSSGLSNYPVLSAGSPGMVRNLTIESGASLTVSGNTMQIAGAISNNGTFDATAGSIEMKGSVLQVIPPSTFLINTIKDLIISNSQGVSLTGELNILGYVKAAEGNLNADGYLTLISSETQTALIDGSGNGDVTGEVHMQRYLSSAFGYKYLSSPFSDATVAGFGEETDLGASFAEFYRYDEDRESTGWVAYTDPAAPLSPMSGYAANTGSTPAPMLMSLTGRVNNGVLTPVALYNHDKTYTRGFNLVGNPYPSPINWDAAEGWVRLNIDDAVYFFDAGGADRYAGTYSTYINGISSDGSAGPVIASMQGFFVHVSDGAYPVEGQFGMDNRVRVNNLSAAYHKNTEIEYRPLIRLSAAYEASGENIDHLAVYFVENATPGFDSGLDAIKLENTDPEVPNFYSITECGRRLSIGAWPLSQAHEIPLGIKTEEQGMLTFSLISEENLPQGKRVYLKDKANGTVQDLKLKSAYKTSLAAGEVNERFTLLLSDYDLSQETFGSGSADAMVRDGLIYAIIRLRDEQVEIKLHNMAGQQLMERTLYGEGEHRLGQAPAPGVYIISVFTGMGTISKKILVQ